The bacterium genomic sequence CTTTTTTCTGACTGGCACAGATGAACATGGCCAGAAGATTGAGCGGACGGCTAAAGAACAAGGACTATCCCCTCAAGAATTAGCCGATAATGTAGTTGTTAGATTTAAAGAACTCTGGGAAAGACTTAATATCTCTTATGACGATTTTATCCGAACCACTGAACCTCGCCATAAAAATGCCGCCTGGCGTCTTTTTAAAATAATCTATGAAAACCAGGATATTTACCGCGGTAAATATGAAGGTTGGTATTGCACCCCTTGCGAAACTTATATCCCCGAAGGTCAGTTAATAGAAGGTAAATGTCCTTCTTGTAATAGACAACCAGAATGGCTGGCTGAAGAAGGCTATTTCTTCAGATTATCGAAATATCAAGAACCATTATTAAAATATATCGATTCTACTCCTGATTTCATCCAGCCAGAATTTAGAAGGAATGAGGTAATTAATATTATTAAAGAGGGTTTAAAAGACCTGAGCATCAGCCGAATGACATTTGATTGGGGAATTAAGGTGCCAATTGAAGGGGCATTTGATGTTATCTATGTCTGGTTTGAGGCGTTAATTAATTACATTAGTGGCTGTGGCTTTGGACTTGATGAAAAAAAATTCAATCATTACTGGCCGGCTGATGTTCATATTATTGGTAAAGACATCTTAAAGTTTCATGCGATTATCTGGCCAGCAATGCTTATCTCGGCTGGTATTAACCCACCTAAGAAGGTCTTTGCTCACGGTTGGTGGACTATCGAAGGTAAAAAGATGTCAAAATCAGTTGGTAATGTCATCGACCCCAATAAAGTCATTGATGAAGTAGGTGTGGATTGTTACAGGTATTTTTTACTTCGAGAAGTCCCTTTTGGATTAGATGGCGATTACTCTTACGAAGGATTAATTCATCGAATAAATAGTGATTTAGCTAACGACCTTGGTAACCTTGTTTCAAGGACTTTAGCCATGAT encodes the following:
- the metG gene encoding methionine--tRNA ligase, whose translation is MKYYVTTPLYYVNDLPHIGHSYTNVAADTLARYKRLRGDDVFFLTGTDEHGQKIERTAKEQGLSPQELADNVVVRFKELWERLNISYDDFIRTTEPRHKNAAWRLFKIIYENQDIYRGKYEGWYCTPCETYIPEGQLIEGKCPSCNRQPEWLAEEGYFFRLSKYQEPLLKYIDSTPDFIQPEFRRNEVINIIKEGLKDLSISRMTFDWGIKVPIEGAFDVIYVWFEALINYISGCGFGLDEKKFNHYWPADVHIIGKDILKFHAIIWPAMLISAGINPPKKVFAHGWWTIEGKKMSKSVGNVIDPNKVIDEVGVDCYRYFLLREVPFGLDGDYSYEGLIHRINSDLANDLGNLVSRTLAMIQKYTEGTVPQPSNETSKLKDMTLGLLPQVDTAFDNLQFHIALDHIFKLIRACNKYIDETAPWNLAKIRDDKLNDILYDLAESIRFITIYISPFMPDSATKIWQQLGIEENISGTNELSQWGILKPGTKINRAESVFPRIKV